From Paenibacillus polymyxa, the proteins below share one genomic window:
- a CDS encoding YunC family protein, with protein MIHMEPIQVGEHTFTGVEVKLPKTTLLTISNSRGYIMCGALDVGLLNERLADRKILAARAVGVKTLKELLEAPMESVTTEAKQLGIKPGMPGYEALLKLV; from the coding sequence ATGATACACATGGAACCCATTCAAGTGGGTGAGCATACATTTACCGGAGTCGAGGTCAAACTGCCTAAAACAACGCTGTTGACGATCTCCAACTCCCGTGGTTACATCATGTGTGGTGCGCTGGATGTCGGATTGCTCAATGAACGGTTGGCGGATCGGAAAATTCTTGCCGCACGAGCTGTGGGGGTAAAAACATTAAAGGAACTGTTAGAAGCACCAATGGAGTCTGTGACAACGGAAGCCAAGCAACTTGGAATTAAGCCAGGGATGCCAGGCTATGAAGCACTA